The genomic stretch ctttctgtgtctgaattatttcacttagaatacaaaaataattttaaacataccaAATAGTGGTGGAAACAacaaggattaaataaattaacaattCAAGGAGAGGAATACTTTTTCAATGTGAACTGACAATCTCcaattgtttttttcctctgaaaaatgTACCAACTCTAATAAGAGACTGCCGACCAGGCTTACCCAGGCAAAATGCCTctagtgagagaaagaaaaaccaacaaaGTTTTAACAGTTTGACAGGGCTGGTTGACAAACTGAAAAGTTGATGAGACAAATGCTCAGCAGATTTCCCCTACCAGACATTTGCTGACTTCTGGTACTGCACAAGAATACAGGGAGCTAGGTCAAATGCTTCTAAACGGTAAAGTGAAATCTCCAGCAACCACCCAGTTCTTAGGAAACAGAGATGTGCTAGAATTTGAAGCTACAGGAGACTGCAAACTGTAAATGGCAGATCTCGATTTTCCATAGTCTTTCAGGGATTAAAAGACAGAAGCCCATCAATGTTTTACATCCTAGAGAAGAAGAGCAAACCACAGTAGCCTGTTTTACTTAAACTGCAATCAAGCCCTGACTCAGCTCAATATTGAATTGGATTGAGAAAAGCATCCCCTTACCTTATCTGCCTAAACAGAGAAAGTTTGAAGTCTCTCTGGAATATCTCATCTAGAAATACTATGGCTCTTTTGTATGTTATGCATGGCatgcaataaaaaattactagaatgactacatacctatcagaatggccaaaatccagaaaacTGACAatgccaaatgctggtgaggatgtagagcacaggaattctcattcatttctgttGGGAATGCAAAAAGGTAtgaccactttggaagacaagttagaggtttcttacaaaactatacATACTCTTATCATATATGCTTCTTGTTATTTACCTGAAGGAGCTGAAAACTTGTGTGCACACCAAAACttacacacagatgtttataaccactttattcataatttacaaaacctggaagcaaccaacatGTCCTTCAGTCGGTGAATAGATAGATAAAACTGTGGTAGATTCAGAtgatggaatattcttcagcatTAAAGACAAAAGAGCTATTGAGCcaggaaaagacatggaggaaactgcaatgtatattattaagtgaaagaaggtaatctgaaaaggctacacacagtattattctaaatatatgaaaatgtggaaaaggcaaaactataagacagtaaaaagatcagtagttgccagggggtgtggggagggagggatgaataggcagagaacAAAGaatgtttagggcagtgaaactattctgtataatactataatggtggatacatgttagagtaagtcccctacatacgaaccttcaagttgtgaactttgaAAGATGTGCACGTGTGTTCCAAcaacgtcaggtgtgagtgacattgcagcttgccctccaacTCCTAGTGCtggcgatccttcagctctaccatctcccacctcctctctctcctccagtcagtaactcttcctgcctcttccctcaaggccagcccctggatgccagctgttgtactgcaccactgtacttttcaaggtactgtactgtaagattaaaaatgttttctctattttttgtgtttgttttttatatatcatCTGTGTGAAAAGTATTGTAAACCATTACAATGcagtactatatagccagttGTGTTAGTTGGGTGCCTAGGCTAACCTtgctggacttacaaacaaattggacttatgaacaggCTGTCAcaatggaactcgttcatatgtatgGGACTTACTATATATTATAATGTCTAGAACAGCAAACAGTGATAATTGCCTAAAAAGGCAGTatataagttaaaatataatgtaaaggATTGATTATCCCAGGCAGGAAATAgggaacatagaagcaaaaatagatggacagatagtgctatggactgaatatttataAAGCTCTTTCCCTCATTCACCTGTTAAATTCTAACCCCCAAAGGGAtgggatttggaggtggggccttgggaAGTGATTAgcccatgagggtggagccctcatgaatgagattagcacCCTTATAAAACAGACCCCAGACAGCTGCCTCATCgtcttctgccatgtgagaagaTGCCTAGTTGATACAACTAGACAAGAAATCAGCCCATATAAAGAATTACTTTATTACTATAActttattactcagccatacaaagaaacgaacttcagtcatttgtagagacgtgggtaGATCTAGAGACGATTATACAGAGtcaaggaagtcagaaagagagaaacaaatatcgcatattaatgcaaatatgtggaacctagaaaaatggtacagatgaaccggtttgcagggcagaaatagagacagagatgtagagcacaaacgtatggacaccaaggtgggaaagtggtgggggcaaggggtggggtggtgtgatgaattgggagatcgggattgacaaatgtacactaatatgtataaaatgggtaactcataagaacctgctgtctaaaaaaatacataaaataaaattcaaaaattaaaacaaaccaaagaaataagaataggTTTATGACATTATCAATCACAGTAGAAAACCACCTGTGAAGACAAGTGGACGTACCTGCCACAATGGGCTCTGCATCGCCAAGTTTGCTCCCCCAACTCCGCAGCCTTGCAGGGAGGCCTTCCTATTGGTGGAAGGCCAATGGGCGTGTCTTTTGCTTCCGGAGGCGCCAAGCCTTGGGACCTCAGGCCCTCAGTGCGCGTGGCTATTGGTGCTTCCGTAGCAAAGCCCCTCCTCACGTGCTCTTCTGATCCAACCACTTTCCCTGTAAAGAGACGTCTAGAACGTTCTCCCTCATCTTCCTGGGGCTTCCGGGAGCAGCCGGAAACGCACGTGGCGTTCGCACAGACTGCCTGGGACAGTCGGCTGCACAGTTCCTGGCTGCTCTGCTGAGACGAGCTCTTCAGCCCCTCGTGAGCGGGACTCCGGAGCCATCCACAGAGTCAGAGCAAGTCAGGAGACAGGCGGGGGCTTTGCCGGGGGCTAGACTCCGCAGGTACCGGGGGCCCTGGGAAGGAGTGGAGGTCGGGGGAGGGCTACGGGCTGCTCGGTTGGGAGTGGGGGAGCGGCGGCAGAGGGTAGCGGGTTGAAGGGGGGCTGAGGGAAGGGTCCCCCAGTGAGCGGGTCAGAGGGGAGGACCGCTGGCTTCCGGGGTGGCTGGTAGGGGGCGTTCTGGAGTCGGGGTGCAGAGGGTGGGGCTAATGGCTAAGCGTGGGGGGGGACCAGAGCGGAGGGCTTGCTGCCGGTCGGGTGGGGCCGGCTTTGGGGCCAGAGGAGAGGATGACTGGCTGCGGGGGTGGGGAGTATGGGCCCCACCCCCGGAGCCGAGATAAGAGGGGAGGGCTAATGGCTGCTGCGTGTGGCGGGAGGAAGGGGGAGCTACTCCTGGCTGAGGCGTGGGTCGGTGGGGAGGACTCCAGGCGTGGGTACAGTAGTCGATAGGGGAGCTCCCACCAGGgtggggcgtggggtgggggggagcacaTGGCAGGTAGGGGGCTCCGGCTCCTGGGTGGTCGATATTACGAGGGGTGGGCTCTGCGTCTGGGGTGCGAGAGGCGAGAGCCCCTGGCGCTGAGTGTGCTCGGGGGAGGACTCCCCGGTGTGGGGAGGTGAGAGAGGCAGTCTGACCTCTACACATGGTGGGGCGCTGGGCTTCCAGGACCCAGAGCGGATGAGATGTACATTAAAAAAGAGGATATAGGGATATTATGGAAATGTTTATGCTAACAAATTGGAAGACTTGAAAAATTCCTTGGGAAAAAGGCAGTTTCCTAAAACTGAGACCAGAAATGTAGAAAAGGTGACGAGCCttctatctgtcttttttttttaattattttattttattttattattgtttcttgagTCGTCCGCAACAAGtgctcttttattattatttttaaattttattctttcttttggctgcgttgggtctttgttgctgcgcgcgggctttctctaggtgcagcgagcgggggctactcttcgttgcggtgcacaggcctctcatcacggtggcttctcttgttgcagagcacgggctccaggcatgtgggcttcagtagtcgtgtcacgtggactcagtagttgtggctcgtgggctctagagcgctgggtCAGTGGTGGCGGCGcgtggggttagttgctccgcggcttgtgggatcttcccggaccagggatcgaacctgtgtcccctgcactggcaggtggattcttaaccactgcgccgccagggaagtccctagccttCTATcctgtaaataaatgtaatttattaaaaaagtttCCTAAAGTCAGACAAACCAAACAGGGCAGGGAGGTGCTCCAGGCTGCTGCTGTGAGGGGCACTAGGGTGGGCTGTGTGGCACAAACATGATCCTCTCCTCTTTGCACCCACAGGCCGATTCCCACACTTCAGCAGCCTGTGCACACCTGTTTGATcgcttccccccaccctcaggTCCTCGAAGATGGCGATGGCTCTGGCGGTATTACAGGACTGGTGCAGGTCGATGGGCGTGAACGCTCAGTGATCTCTGCTCATCCTGGGAATCCCAGATGACTGCAAAGACCAGGAGTTCCAGGAGGCTGTGCAGGCTGCCCTGCGTTCCCTGGGCAGGTACTGAGTGCTGGGCAAGGTCTACAGAAAGGAGCTGGGGTCGAGTGTTGCCCTGGTCGAGTTTGCTGAGTGTTTAAATCGAAGCTTGCTCCCCCACCAAATACCAGGCAAGGGAGGGCCCTGGACTGTGGTctgcctgccccaggcccctGATGCTGATTCACAGGATAGACCCAATTTCCCTGCGCAGCCCCAGAGACAAGCAGTGGTTGGCAGGGCAGGTGAGGCAGGAACTGTAGGTCACTCAGGAACTGCAGGGGAGGAGGAAGCTGCAGGGGAGGCGGGAGTCGCAGGTATGGAGGGAGACACAGGTGAGGAGGAAGCCTTAGGTGTGGAGGGAGCTGAAGGTGAGGAGtgagctgcaggtgaggagggagctgcaggtgaggcaggagatgcaggtgaggaaggagctgcaggtgacgagggagctgcaggtgaggcaggagatgcaggtgaggagggaggtgcaggtgaggagggagctgcaggtgaggcaggagctaCAGGTGGGGAAAGATCTGAGGGTCGAGCAGGAGCTGAAGGTGAAGCAGGAGTGTcagatgaggaaggagctgcaggtgaagCAGGAGCTGAAGGGGAAGCAGGAGATGAAGGTGAAGCAGGAGCTGAAGGTGAAGCAGGAGCTGAGTcagatgaggaaggagctgcaggttacagaaatgttgcaggcgTGGCAGGACTTCTGAGTATGGCAGGACCCACGGGCGAGGCAATGACTGCGCCTGAGGAAGCAGTTGTGACAGCGGCAGGCGCCATGGGTGAGGCAGGGCCCGGGACCCAGCAGTGGAGGCAGGCCTTGCAGCCCCTGCTAGACAGCATGGGCTACCAGGAGCTGGGAACCTTCTCTGGGATGGAAGAGCCGGGCCACGGGGAAGAGTCCTCTGAGAGCTGGCTGGAGCAGGCCAACGACATGCTGCACCTGTGGCGCCACGTGtctgagagggagaggaggaggaggctggtgGAGAGCTTGCGCGGCCCCGCGCTGGACCTCCTGCGCGGCCTCCTGGCGGAAGATCCCGAGCTGGCTGCCCAGGACTGCCTGGCCGCGCTGGTGCAGGTGTTTGGGAACAAGGACCCCCGGGGGAGTGCTCGGCTGAAGTTCGTGACCTGTGCCCAGCGGCCCCAGGAGACTCTCTCTGCGTACGTGATGCGCCTGGAAGGCCTGCTGCAGTCGGCCCTGGAGAAGGGGGCCATCCACCCGGCCATGGCGGACCAGGCGCGCGCCCGGCAGGTGCTGATGCGGGCCCGGCTGAACGACACGCTCCGGGACACGCTGAGGACGATGCGGCTGATGAGGAGGCCTCCCGGCTTTGCGGGGATGCTGCGGCTCATCCAGAAGACCGAGGCCCGGGAGGCCGACCCGGCTAGCAGGGAGCACTTCCCAGGGCAGGAAGAGGCCCGTGTGGACGTTGGAGGCCTGGCAGCAGCCGCCCAGGCCGCCCGTTCCAAGGAAGGCAGCGCCGAGGACCACCCGGCACATGAGGAGGCCAGTGGGGCAGTTGCCGGCACTGCCAAGGCTGGTGAGGCGGGCCCTGAAGACCATGGTGCCGccagggcagcccctggccctggggagaCCAGCAAGGCATCCGCGGCTACTCAGGAAGACGGAAGTGGTCCCGCCCTTGCGGGCCTAGGTCAGACAGTTCCCTCAGATGCCCCCGGAGTCCCCATGCCTGGCCAAATGGGCAGTGCTTCCCCGGTGGCCCCAGGAGGTCCTGCCTGGGAGCCAGAGGGCCTCGCCCAGGCAGGAGGCCAGGAGGCCGAGGAGAGCCCCGAGGAGGGGCTCAAGCCCATCCCAGAAGAGCCGGGAATTGAGAACGGGGCTGCAGAGATGAGCCCCCCGGGGTCCACCTCGGGCCAGTAGGCTCAGCAGGTCCCGGGGACCCCAGGCTtggaggcagggggaggccaGGCCTGGCAGCCTACTGGCCCCATATTAGGGGCCACTCAAGGTGCCTGGGCCTCCCTCC from Phocoena phocoena chromosome X, mPhoPho1.1, whole genome shotgun sequence encodes the following:
- the LOC136142303 gene encoding LOW QUALITY PROTEIN: paraneoplastic antigen Ma6F-like (The sequence of the model RefSeq protein was modified relative to this genomic sequence to represent the inferred CDS: substituted 3 bases at 3 genomic stop codons), with product MALAVLQDWCRSMGVNAQXSLLILGIPDDCKDQEFQEAVQAALRSLGRYXVLGKVYRKELGSSVALVEFAECLNRSLLPHQIPGKGGPWTVVCLPQAPDADSQDRPNFPAQPQRQAVVGRAGEAGTVGHSGTAGEEEAAGEAGVAGMEGDTGEEEALGVEGAEGEEXAAGEEGAAGEAGDAGEEGAAGDEGAAGEAGDAGEEGGAGEEGAAGEAGATGGERSEGRAGAEGEAGVSDEEGAAGEAGAEGEAGDEGEAGAEGEAGAESDEEGAAGYRNVAGVAGLLSMAGPTGEAMTAPEEAVVTAAGAMGEAGPGTQQWRQALQPLLDSMGYQELGTFSGMEEPGHGEESSESWLEQANDMLHLWRHVSERERRRRLVESLRGPALDLLRGLLAEDPELAAQDCLAALVQVFGNKDPRGSARLKFVTCAQRPQETLSAYVMRLEGLLQSALEKGAIHPAMADQARARQVLMRARLNDTLRDTLRTMRLMRRPPGFAGMLRLIQKTEAREADPASREHFPGQEEARVDVGGLAAAAQAARSKEGSAEDHPAHEEASGAVAGTAKAGEAGPEDHGAARAAPGPGETSKASAATQEDGSGPALAGLGQTVPSDAPGVPMPGQMGSASPVAPGGPAWEPEGLAQAGGQEAEESPEEGLKPIPEEPGIENGAAEMSPPGSTSGQ